Proteins found in one Bacillota bacterium genomic segment:
- a CDS encoding 3-oxoacid CoA-transferase subunit B, giving the protein MDDKQIIAKRISLELKDGDLVNLGIGIPTLVADYIDHNKNITFQAENGVIGLGPLTEEETNLVNAGGNKATILPGGSFIDSLLSFSLIRGGHIDITVLGALEVDEVGSLASWIIPGKKVPGMGGAMDLVVGARKVIIAMTHTNKGKPKILKECMLPLTAFKQANLIVTEMAVISVENDGLHLLEIHPDYTIEEIRQATGAALIIKDVIPMKGI; this is encoded by the coding sequence ATGGATGATAAACAAATAATTGCTAAAAGAATTTCTTTAGAATTAAAAGATGGAGATTTAGTTAATTTAGGAATTGGAATTCCTACTTTGGTTGCGGATTATATAGACCATAATAAAAATATCACATTTCAAGCTGAAAACGGAGTGATTGGACTAGGACCATTAACCGAAGAAGAAACAAATCTTGTGAATGCGGGAGGAAATAAAGCTACAATCTTACCAGGAGGATCTTTTATTGATTCTTTACTATCTTTTTCTTTGATCCGAGGAGGACATATTGATATTACCGTTTTAGGAGCTTTAGAAGTGGATGAAGTAGGAAGTCTTGCTTCTTGGATTATTCCTGGTAAAAAAGTGCCAGGAATGGGTGGAGCAATGGATTTGGTGGTAGGTGCTAGAAAAGTAATTATCGCAATGACTCATACAAACAAAGGAAAACCAAAAATATTAAAAGAATGCATGTTACCACTAACGGCATTTAAACAAGCAAATCTAATTGTAACAGAAATGGCGGTCATTTCTGTAGAAAATGATGGACTGCATTTGTTAGAAATTCATCCAGATTATACGATTGAAGAGATAAGACAAGCTACGGGAGCCGCTTTAATTATAAAAGATGTCATCCCGATGAAAGGAATATAA
- a CDS encoding 3-oxoacid CoA-transferase subunit A: MKGLITKEDFKSLLKDGIVLMVGGFLSNGSPERLIDLVLESNVKDLTIICNDGGFENLGVGKLIAKQRVKKLIASHIGTNPFVGTLMQTNEMEVILVPQGTLVERIRAGGAGLGGILTPTGLNTLVEVNKCVITVRGIDYLLEEPLRADISLIGGAIADKFGNLQFIQTMRNFNPVMALASDLVVVDAVKRVEMLDPECIITPFPLVDYILEDETHG; this comes from the coding sequence ATGAAAGGGTTAATAACTAAAGAAGATTTTAAATCACTTTTAAAAGACGGAATTGTTTTGATGGTTGGTGGATTTTTAAGCAATGGTAGTCCGGAAAGACTCATCGATTTAGTGCTAGAAAGTAATGTCAAAGATTTGACAATTATTTGCAATGATGGTGGATTTGAAAATTTAGGAGTCGGGAAATTAATTGCAAAACAGCGTGTTAAAAAATTAATCGCATCTCACATAGGAACAAATCCATTTGTTGGAACGTTAATGCAAACCAATGAAATGGAAGTGATTTTGGTTCCTCAAGGAACGTTAGTGGAACGAATTAGAGCTGGAGGAGCAGGGCTTGGGGGGATTTTAACACCAACCGGTCTTAATACTTTGGTTGAAGTAAACAAATGTGTAATTACGGTTCGAGGAATAGATTACTTATTAGAAGAACCTTTAAGAGCGGATATTTCTTTAATTGGAGGAGCAATTGCAGATAAATTTGGAAATCTTCAGTTTATTCAAACAATGAGAAATTTTAATCCGGTAATGGCACTTGCTTCAGATCTTGTTGTGGTAGATGCAGTCAAACGAGTTGAAATGCTAGATCCTGAGTGTATTATCACTCCTTTTCCTTTGGTTGACTATATTTTGGAGGATGAAACTCATGGATGA
- a CDS encoding 3-aminobutyryl-CoA ammonia lyase yields MKTMLRVRMSFQDAHYGGNLVDGARILGLFGDVATELLITNDGDEGLFRAYDQVDFFAPVYAGDYLEVYGEITHIGNTSRKMEFSCYKVIQAMPSISPSAASVLENKLLVASATGTCVVPKSLQRK; encoded by the coding sequence ATGAAAACAATGTTACGTGTTAGAATGTCATTTCAAGATGCTCACTATGGCGGAAATCTAGTTGATGGGGCTCGTATTCTTGGTCTTTTTGGTGATGTAGCGACTGAATTATTAATTACAAACGATGGAGATGAAGGGTTATTTAGAGCTTATGATCAAGTTGATTTTTTCGCTCCAGTTTATGCAGGAGATTATTTAGAAGTATATGGTGAAATCACACATATTGGAAACACTTCAAGAAAAATGGAGTTTTCTTGTTATAAAGTTATTCAAGCGATGCCTTCCATTTCTCCAAGTGCTGCAAGTGTATTAGAAAATAAATTATTAGTCGCAAGCGCCACAGGAACTTGTGTTGTTCCAAAATCACTTCAACGAAAATGA
- a CDS encoding 3-keto-5-aminohexanoate cleavage protein: protein MTKLIITCAITGAEVTKEQNPAVPYTIDENVREAYNAYLAGASIIHLHARMDDGSPTQDENRFQELIHAIKEKCPDVIIQVSTGGALGMSRTERLAPLNLNPEMATLDCGTLNFGGDDIFVNTENDIIYFAKTMHEKKVPYELECFEKGHVDTVLRLYRKGYIISPLRFSFVLGVNGGMSGEQRDFRFLKESIPEEATFSVAGIGKFEFSLAEESIIQGGHVRVGLEDNLYIEKNRLASSNAELVYKIVDIAKKHHREIASPKEAREILGME, encoded by the coding sequence ATGACAAAATTAATTATTACTTGCGCCATTACGGGAGCAGAAGTGACGAAGGAACAAAATCCTGCAGTTCCTTATACAATAGATGAAAATGTAAGAGAAGCATATAATGCTTATCTTGCGGGAGCTAGCATTATTCATTTACATGCAAGAATGGATGACGGTTCACCAACTCAAGATGAAAATCGGTTTCAAGAATTGATTCATGCCATTAAAGAAAAATGTCCTGATGTTATTATCCAAGTTTCCACAGGCGGCGCTTTAGGCATGTCAAGAACAGAAAGACTTGCTCCTTTGAACCTAAACCCTGAAATGGCAACTTTAGATTGTGGAACACTAAATTTTGGTGGAGATGATATTTTTGTTAATACAGAAAACGATATTATATATTTCGCTAAAACGATGCATGAAAAAAAGGTTCCTTATGAATTAGAATGTTTTGAAAAAGGGCATGTTGATACAGTGTTAAGGTTATACAGAAAAGGATATATTATCTCGCCCTTACGTTTTAGTTTTGTTCTTGGAGTAAACGGAGGAATGTCAGGAGAACAAAGAGATTTTCGCTTTTTAAAAGAAAGCATTCCTGAAGAAGCTACTTTTAGTGTGGCTGGAATTGGAAAATTCGAATTTTCTTTAGCAGAAGAATCCATTATTCAAGGTGGACACGTTCGAGTTGGTCTAGAAGACAACTTATACATTGAAAAGAACCGATTAGCATCTTCAAATGCTGAATTAGTATATAAAATCGTTGATATTGCAAAAAAACATCATCGAGAAATTGCTTCGCCAAAAGAAGCGAGAGAAATTCTAGGAATGGAGTGA
- a CDS encoding MaoC family dehydratase, with the protein MKGFTLEEIKVGQTETFTKTFTLEDVELFGKITGDLNPAHMDEEYAKNSIFKKRIVHGMFVGALFSTIFGVKLPGLGSIYTKQSLKFTKPVFFGDTINAKVTVKEIISERNRVVFECVATNQYEECVVLGEAEIMPPR; encoded by the coding sequence ATGAAAGGATTTACGCTTGAAGAAATAAAAGTCGGTCAGACCGAAACATTTACAAAAACGTTCACACTTGAAGATGTTGAATTGTTTGGTAAAATTACTGGAGACTTAAATCCTGCACATATGGACGAAGAATATGCTAAAAACAGTATTTTTAAGAAACGGATCGTTCATGGAATGTTTGTAGGGGCATTGTTTAGCACTATATTTGGAGTTAAACTGCCTGGACTTGGAAGTATTTATACAAAACAATCATTAAAATTTACAAAACCCGTGTTTTTTGGAGACACAATTAATGCAAAAGTTACAGTAAAAGAGATAATCAGCGAACGAAATAGAGTGGTATTTGAATGTGTTGCGACGAACCAATACGAAGAATGTGTAGTATTGGGAGAAGCAGAAATTATGCCACCTCGATAA
- the ablA gene encoding lysine 2,3-aminomutase yields MIQTNDAYLERKKKYFPNILDSQWNDWHWQVKNRITSVEELNKYLNVSKEESSDIANVLKKFRMAITPYYLTLIDPENPDCPIRKQAIPGISELLIGKNDMVDPLDEDVDSPVPGLTHRYPDRVLFLITDMCSVYCRHCTRRRFAGQTDHQAPSERINKAIEYIKNTPQIRDVLLSGGDALLLSDQMLESIISRLREIEHVEIIRLGTRVPVVMPQRITTELVDMLKKYHPIWVNTHFNHVNEITKESKEAIDRLADAGIPLGNQSVLLRGVNDCLPTMKKLVTKLAQIRVRPYYIYQCDLSVGIEHFRTPISKGIEIMEGLRGHVSGYCVPTFVVDAPGGGGKIPLMPNYIISMAPNRVVLRNYEGVITTYSEPTDYVNIDDCENGNSDSVRGVSALLSGKRISIEPSSLERRKRPLKQ; encoded by the coding sequence ATGATTCAAACAAATGATGCTTACCTTGAAAGAAAGAAAAAATATTTTCCAAACATTTTAGATTCTCAATGGAATGATTGGCATTGGCAAGTGAAAAACAGAATTACAAGTGTTGAAGAATTAAATAAATACTTGAATGTTTCCAAAGAGGAATCATCAGACATTGCTAATGTGTTAAAAAAATTCAGAATGGCAATTACTCCTTATTATTTGACACTCATTGATCCTGAAAATCCTGATTGTCCCATTCGCAAGCAAGCAATTCCTGGAATTTCTGAATTATTAATCGGCAAAAACGATATGGTTGATCCACTCGATGAAGATGTAGATTCGCCAGTACCAGGACTCACACATAGATATCCTGATAGAGTGTTGTTTTTGATTACGGATATGTGTAGTGTGTATTGTAGGCATTGTACAAGAAGAAGATTTGCAGGGCAAACAGACCATCAAGCACCGAGTGAAAGAATTAATAAAGCCATTGAATACATCAAAAACACGCCTCAAATTCGAGATGTTTTATTGTCTGGTGGAGACGCTTTATTACTAAGCGATCAAATGTTAGAAAGCATCATTTCAAGACTACGCGAGATTGAACATGTAGAAATTATTCGTTTAGGGACAAGAGTTCCCGTTGTAATGCCTCAACGAATTACAACAGAACTAGTAGATATGTTAAAAAAATATCATCCAATTTGGGTAAACACCCACTTTAATCATGTTAATGAAATTACTAAAGAAAGCAAAGAAGCCATTGATAGATTAGCAGATGCTGGAATCCCTTTAGGGAATCAAAGTGTCTTGTTAAGAGGCGTCAATGATTGCTTGCCTACTATGAAGAAATTAGTAACAAAGTTAGCTCAAATTAGAGTAAGACCTTATTACATATATCAATGTGATCTTTCAGTAGGAATAGAACATTTTCGCACACCAATCTCAAAAGGTATTGAAATAATGGAAGGGTTAAGAGGACATGTGTCTGGATATTGTGTCCCTACATTTGTAGTAGATGCGCCAGGTGGTGGAGGTAAAATTCCATTAATGCCAAACTATATTATTTCTATGGCACCAAACCGGGTAGTTTTAAGGAATTATGAGGGAGTTATTACAACGTATAGCGAACCCACAGATTATGTCAATATTGATGATTGCGAAAATGGAAACTCAGATTCAGTTAGAGGTGTAAGCGCACTTTTAAGTGGAAAAAGAATTTCTATTGAACCAAGTTCTTTAGAAAGAAGAAAACGGCCATTAAAACAGTAG
- a CDS encoding L-erythro-3,5-diaminohexanoate dehydrogenase — translation MNKLCKYGTHRVLSPLKALPQGADILDNTMICQDNEILIDVKTLNIDSASFTQIKNVSNGNIEAMSEMILSIVSMRGKMQNPVTGSGGMLLGTVKEIGSSLKKDLKIGDEIASLVSLSLTPLKIHKILQIHPEKDQVDIIGEAILFETGIYAKIPSDLPSHLVLSALDVAGAPAQVNRLVKKGQSVLILGASGKSGLLCAYQARKNTGEKGNVIGVIYDESQLEELQRLDVCHQIIIGDARNPMEIYEKVLQVNQNELVDITINVVNIPNTEMTSILPTKNTGIVYFFSMATSFTKAALGAEGIASEATMIIGNGYTENHAELTLNLLRESPTLYDIFMKRYGKEE, via the coding sequence ATGAATAAACTATGTAAATATGGAACACATCGAGTTCTTTCTCCTTTAAAAGCATTACCTCAAGGAGCGGATATTCTTGATAATACAATGATTTGTCAAGACAATGAAATCTTAATTGATGTAAAAACATTAAATATTGATTCAGCTTCTTTTACACAAATAAAGAACGTGTCAAACGGAAATATAGAAGCTATGAGTGAAATGATTCTTTCTATTGTATCTATGAGAGGGAAAATGCAAAATCCTGTTACAGGTTCTGGAGGAATGCTTCTGGGAACGGTTAAAGAAATAGGATCTTCTCTTAAAAAAGATTTGAAAATTGGTGATGAAATTGCATCGTTGGTTTCGTTGTCTCTAACACCGCTAAAGATTCATAAAATTTTACAGATTCATCCTGAAAAGGATCAAGTAGACATTATTGGAGAAGCCATCTTATTTGAAACTGGAATTTATGCTAAAATACCTTCAGATTTACCTTCACATTTAGTTCTTTCTGCTTTAGATGTCGCTGGAGCTCCGGCACAAGTAAACCGTCTTGTAAAGAAAGGACAAAGCGTTTTAATTTTGGGCGCGTCTGGGAAGAGCGGATTATTATGTGCATACCAAGCAAGAAAAAACACAGGAGAAAAAGGGAATGTCATTGGAGTAATATATGACGAAAGTCAATTAGAAGAATTACAAAGATTAGATGTTTGTCATCAAATTATAATTGGCGATGCTAGAAATCCGATGGAAATATATGAAAAAGTGTTACAGGTAAATCAAAACGAACTAGTAGATATTACTATTAATGTAGTGAATATTCCAAACACGGAGATGACGTCAATTTTGCCTACAAAAAATACTGGGATTGTATACTTTTTTAGTATGGCAACCTCCTTTACAAAAGCTGCGCTTGGCGCAGAAGGAATTGCCAGTGAAGCTACAATGATTATTGGAAATGGGTATACGGAAAATCATGCGGAATTGACCTTAAATTTATTAAGAGAATCGCCTACGTTGTATGATATTTTTATGAAAAGATATGGAAAAGAGGAATAA